The genomic interval CTCCATCTCCTCGAAGGTGCGCTCGGCAACTGCCGAATGCCGCACGGTCCGCTCGACCGAGAGCCCCTCATAGGCACGCCAGGCCAGCGCCCCCACGAGTCCCAGGGTCGCCACGGCGACCAGGAGCAAGGCGATCCGGATCCGCGTCATCCCGCGAAGCGGTAGCCTTCGCCCCGCACGGTCTGGATCCAGGACGCATCGCCCGAGTCGAGCTTCTTGCGAAGCTTCGCGACGTGCATGTCCACGGTGCGCGTCTCGATGCGATCGGGGTTCGCGACGCCCCAGACTTCGTTCAGGAGACGGCGTCGCGAGAGGATCCGTCCCGCCTCGCGCGCGAAGAGCGACGCCAACGCGGCTTCGAGCTGGGTGAGTTCGACGCTTTCACTCCCGCGCTGCGCCACACGTGACTCGGGATCGACCTGCCAGGGGCCGAAGTCGAAGGGCGCCGTAGCCGGCTCCGAGGGTCCCCCGGCGCGGCGCAACAAGGCCTCCACCCGGGCGATCAGCTCGGCCACCGAGAAGGGCTTGGTCACGTAATCGTCGGCCCCGGCGCGAAAGCCCTCGAGCACGTCCTGCTCGGAGCCGCGCGCCGTGAGCATCAGGATCGGCAGCTCCGCGTTCTGGGCGCGGAGTTCCTCGCAGACCTCGAAGCCGTTGCGGCCCGGCAGCATGACGTCGAGGACGACCAGCGCGGGTTGCGCTTCGAGCGCCCGCTCCAGTCCGGTGTCGCCACGCTCGACCCCCTCCGGCGCGTAGCCGCGGTACGCCAGGACGTCACACAGTCCTTTGCGGATCGACTCTTCGTCTTCCACGACGAGAATGCGTGCGCTCTGGGCCATGCCGGCAGTCTAGAGCGGTGCCCCACAGGCCGCCGTAAACCGCATGTAAAGCGCCGCTTTTCCTCTTTACCGGGCTTTGACGGCCGCTCCCGTTGGATTTCCGGAGACTGACCCCCGAACCCGAAACCCCCACGACCCGAGCCACCAGGGAGACCTCATGAAACTCTTCGACCGTCTGACCACGCTGCTGCGCGCCGATGTCCACGGCGTCCTGGAGCAGCTCGAGGAGGACAGCCTCCTCGCGAAACAGCACCTGCGCGACGCGGAAGTCGAGCTCGACCGGAAACGCGCTCAGCTCGATGCGTGGGAGCGAGAACGACGCCAGCTCGCGGAGCACGCCGAGCGCTGCGAAGCCGAGGTGGAGCGTCTCGACAGCGACGTCGAGATCGCGCTCGAAGGCGACAAAGAAGAACTCGCGCGCTTCTCGCTGAAGAAGCTGCTCCCTGAGCGACGGGCCTCCGAGCAGGCGCGAAGACGCATCGAAGAGATCGACACCGAGCACGCGCGCCTCGTGGAAACCGTGGTCGAACAGGAGCGACGCCTCGAGGCACTCCGAGGGGAAGTCCTACGACGCCTCCGCGATCCGCAAACCCCGCTGACCCCGCCCGCGCGTGCCGATGCCGCGGACGAGGAAGTCGAACTCGAACTGCTGCGTCGGCGCAGCGCGCGATCGGAGGCCCGCTGATGTTCGGTGTGTACGGCTTCGGCCGCGCGCTCGTCTTCGCCGCAGTGGCGGCGCTCGGCCTTCCGGCCGCCGTCACCTTCCTGGGGCCCTGGATCGGGGAAGTCACCAGCGTCCACGTGTACGTCGCGGCATTCGCGGTCGCGTTCGTGGCCGGTCTGGTGCCCGATCCGCCGGGCCGACGCGCGTGGGTGTGGGTTGGGGCAGCCGTCGCTACCGCGTTGGCACTCCTCCCGATCGGGACCCCGACGTTCGCCCTGAGCATGGCGGGCTTCATCGCGTTGGGTCGTTTGCTGGCAAGACGCCCGCACTCCTGGCCCCGGGCGATCGGACTCGAGATCGCGCTCGGGCTCGCCGGTCTGGCGCTCGCGAGCTTCCTCTTCGCGCACACCCTGCTCGGGTATGCGCTCGCCATCTGGGGCTACTTCCTCGTACAGAGCGCCTACTTCGTGTGTGGC from Myxococcota bacterium carries:
- a CDS encoding PspA/IM30 family protein, which produces MKLFDRLTTLLRADVHGVLEQLEEDSLLAKQHLRDAEVELDRKRAQLDAWERERRQLAEHAERCEAEVERLDSDVEIALEGDKEELARFSLKKLLPERRASEQARRRIEEIDTEHARLVETVVEQERRLEALRGEVLRRLRDPQTPLTPPARADAADEEVELELLRRRSARSEAR
- a CDS encoding response regulator transcription factor; protein product: MAQSARILVVEDEESIRKGLCDVLAYRGYAPEGVERGDTGLERALEAQPALVVLDVMLPGRNGFEVCEELRAQNAELPILMLTARGSEQDVLEGFRAGADDYVTKPFSVAELIARVEALLRRAGGPSEPATAPFDFGPWQVDPESRVAQRGSESVELTQLEAALASLFAREAGRILSRRRLLNEVWGVANPDRIETRTVDMHVAKLRKKLDSGDASWIQTVRGEGYRFAG